A stretch of Telopea speciosissima isolate NSW1024214 ecotype Mountain lineage chromosome 11, Tspe_v1, whole genome shotgun sequence DNA encodes these proteins:
- the LOC122644671 gene encoding eukaryotic translation initiation factor 3 subunit A-like, giving the protein MSTFAKPENALKRAEELINVGQKQAALQALHDLITSKRYRAWQKTLERIMFKYVELCVDMRRGRFAKDGLIQYRIVCQQVNVNSLEEVIKHFMHLSTEKAEQARSQAQALEEALDVDDLEADKKPEDLMLSYVSGEKGKDRSDRELVTPWFKFLWETYRTILEILRNNSKLEALYAMTAHRAFQFCKQYKRTTEFRRLCEIIRNHLANLNKYRDQRDRPDLSSPESLQLYLDTRFEQLKIATELELWQEAFRSVEDIHGLMCMVKKSPKPSLMVIYYAKLTEIFWVSESHLYHAYAWLKLFTLQKSYNKNLTQKDLQLIASSVVLAALSVTPYDHTHGASHLELENEKERNLRMASLIGFNLDPKHESREMLARTSLLSELVSKGVMTCVSQEVKDLYHLLEHEFFPLDLASKVQPLLTKISKLGGKLASASSVPEVQFSQYVPALEKLATLRLLQQASQVYQTMKTEVLSRMIPFFDFSVVEKVSVDAVKYNFIAMKIDHRKGAAIFGNLDLESNSLRDHLTILAESLNKARAMIYPPVKKASKLVETLPALAEVVDKEHKRLLARKSIIEKRKEEQERQMLEMEREEESKRVKLQKITEEAEQKRLATEYTRREEQRIRREIEEKELEEAQAMLQEAEKRSKKKGKKPVIEGEKVTKQTLIELALSEQLRERQEMEKKLQKLAKTMDYMERAKREEEAPLIEAVYKQRLVEEEILHEREQQQEIELSRQRHAGDLQEKNRLARMLDQKTIFQERIVSRREVEINKLKREREERIKQLRQARNQERETRRKLIFYLRSEEERLNKLREEEAARKHEEEEQRKKEEAERKAKLDEIAEKQRQRERELEEKERLRREALLARSVEPPLRPAEPPVMVRQTEPVAAAAAPTPGKYVPKFKRERVDVSAVAPPPETDRWGRHDDRPPASSTDRWRSDDRRSFSGAGGSRSSTWSSSRSSSRGGSER; this is encoded by the exons AATTAATCAATGTTGGACAAAAGCAAGCTGCCCTGCAAGCCTTACATGATCTGATCACTTCAAAAAGGTATCGAGCATGGCAAAAGACACTTGAACGGATAATGTTTAAGTATGTGGAGCTCTGTGTGGACATGCGGAGGGGTAGGTTTGCCAAGGATGGTCTCATTCAGTACAGGATTGTATGCCAGCAAGTGAATGTTAATTCGTTAGAGGAGGTGATCAAGCACTTCATGCATCTATCCACTGAGAAAGCAGAGCAAGCTCGTAGTCAGGCACAGGCCTTAGAAGAAGCTCTGGATGTTGATGATTTGGAAGCAGATAAAAAGCCAGAAGACCTAATGCTAAGCTATGTCAgtggagagaaaggaaaggacAGGTCTGATCGTGAACTTGTAACTCCTTGGTTCAAATTCTTATGGGAGACGTACAGAACCATTCTTGAAATTTTGCGTAACAACTCAAAGTTGGAAGCACTCTACGCG ATGACAGCACACCGGGCTTTCCAATTCTGTAAACAATACAAACGGACAACAGAGTTTCGCAGGCTATGTGAAATCATCAGGAATCATCTGGCAAATCTTAACAAATATAGAGACCAGAGGGACCGGCCTGACCTGTCGTCTCCAGAAAGCTTGCAGCTCTATCTTGATACAAGGTTTGAGCAGCTCAAGATTGCAACTGAACTCGAACTCTGGCAG GAAGCTTTTCGTTCAGTTGAAGATATTCATGGACTTATGTGCATGGTTAAGAAGAGCCCTAAGCCATCCTTGATGGTCATATATTATGCAAAGCTGACGGAAATATTTTGGGTTTCTGAGAGCCATCTTTACCATGCTTATGCATGGTTGAAACTTTTCACACTTCAGAAAAGTTATAATAAGAACTTAACCCAGAAAGATTTGCAATTGATAGCATCATCTGTTGTTTTAGCTGCACTCTCTGTGACCCCTTATGATCACACCCATGGTGCATCTCATCTGGAGCTTGAAAATGAGAAAGAACGCAATCTGAGGATGGCTAGCCTTATAGGTTTTAATCTAGATCCTAAACACGAGAGCAGAGAAATG CTTGCGAGGACTTCACTTCTCTCAGAACTG GTCTCCAAAGGTGTAATGACCTGTGTCTCTCAGGAAGTAAAAGATCTTTACCATCTTTTAGAGCATGAGTTTTTTCCTTTAGATCTTGCTTCAAAAGTGCAACCTCTGTTAACAAAGATCTCCAAGCTTGGGGGCAAGCTTGCCTCTGCTTCTTCTGTTCCAGAAGTGCAATTTTCACAGTATGTTCCTGCCCTGGAAAAGCTTGCTACCTTGAGATTGCTACAGCAG GCATCTCAGGTTTATCAGACAATGAAGACTGAGGTGCTCTCGAGGATGATCCCTTTTTTTGACTTCTCTGTTGTGGAGAAGGTTTCTGTGGATGCAGtgaaatataattttattgCCATGAAAATTGACCACAGAAAGGGTGCTGCCATATTTGGTAATTTG GATCTTGAATCTAATTCGCTTCGAGATCACCTTACTATTCTTGCCGAATCTCTAAATAAAGCAAGGGCCATGATTTATCCTCCGGTAAAGAAAGCATCAAAACTTGTTGAAACTTTGCCTGCTCTGGCAGAGGTTGTGGATAAGGAACACAAAAGACTCCTTGCCCGGAAATCGATAATTGAGAAGCGGAAGGAGGAACAAGAACGACAAATGCTGGAAATG GAACGTGAGGAGGAGTCAAAGAGAGTTAAGCTACAGAAAATAACCGAGGAGGCTGAACAGAAGAGACTTGCTACTGAGTATACCCGAAGAGAGGAACAAAGAATTCGTagggaaatagaagagaaagaacTTGAAGAAGCTCAAGCTATGCTTCAGGAAGCAGAGAAACGtagtaaaaagaaaggaaagaagccTGTCATAGAGGGA GAAAAAGTGACCAAACAAACCTTGATTGAATTGGCTTTGAGTGAGCAACTCAGGGAGAGGcaggaaatggagaagaaactGCAGAAACTTGCCAAAACAATGGATTATATGGAAAgagcaaagagagaagaagaggcaCCTCTGATTGAGGCTGTATATAAACAACGGTTGGTGGAAGAAGAGATTCTTCATGAGCGTGAGCAGCAG CAAGAGATTGAGCTGAGTAGACAGCGACATGCTGGAGACCTACAGGAAAAGAACAGGTTGGCTCGCATGTTGGACCAAAAG ACAATATTCCAGGAGAGAATTGTCAGCCGTCGAGAAGTTGAAATTAATAagttgaagagggaaagagaggaacGAATCAAGCAACTTCGTCAGGCCCGGAATCAGGAGAGGGAGACCAGGAGGAAGTTGATATTCTATCTGAGGTCTGAGGAGGAGAGGTTAAACAAGTTGCGTGAAGAGGAGGCGGCTAGGAAGCATGAAG AGGAAGAGCAgcgaaagaaggaagaagcagaGCGTAAAGCGAAGTTGGATGAGATTGCTGAAAAACAGAGGCAAAGGGAGAGGGAattggaagagaaagagaggctgAGGAGAGAGGCTCTCTTGGCAAGATCAGTGGAGCCACCTTTGAGGCCTGCTGAACCTCCTGTTATGGTGCGCCAGACAGAACCagttgctgctgctgcagcACCTACTCCTGGAAAATATGTTCCCAAGTTTAAGCGTGAGAGAGTAGATGTCTCTGCGGTTGCTCCACCTCCAGAAACTGATCGGTGGGGCAGACATGATGACCGCCCACCCGCCTCATCTACTGACAGGTGGCGCAGTGATGACCGGCGATCATTTTCTGGGGCTGGTGGCTCAAGGTCTTCCACGTGGTCATCATCAAGGAGTTCTTCACGTGGTGGATCTGAACGTTGA